The Amycolatopsis sp. DG1A-15b genome window below encodes:
- the acpA gene encoding acid phosphatase, with product MRSWTVLRGAVVATALPALLASAGTAAAHPDHGAHGRGIDHIVVIYEENHSFDNLFGGWEGVDGLRRAHPQTQVAPDGRALPCLPQNDVNLTSPPLPVTCTGTIGTTPVSSAFTNRPFEIDRYIQPSDTTCPAPGVFLPNGVPEGQGLPGGCTRDLVHRFYNEQYQIHGGAMDRYVAGSDAVGLTMGHYDTRGLPIYEYLHGRNAPDYVVADHFFQGAFGGSFLNHQWLITPNTPVWPGAVRDGGADDLHSVVGPDGFPAGTPLHPATPGTADRALTQAANADGSCVVPVSVGAPPAGTVCGDYAVNTVQPPYQPYQPGTPVSRRLPPQTTPTIGDRLSAAKVDWAWYSGGWDNANGNVGGPGWTNGTTPGTCTSPRTAAGAVYPNCPDATFQYHHQPFNYYASLAPGTAARAAHLRDEVEFISAAKAGRLKPVSFVKPVGEENEHPGYASEDAGSRHLVDLIKAVEHGPDAEHTLIVVTYDEFGGQWDHVAPPAGRHAVADRWGPGTRIPALLISPQLRRPFGVDHTSHDTTSIMATIEHRFHLAPLGSRDARVADLLASCS from the coding sequence ATGAGGTCCTGGACGGTTCTGCGAGGCGCCGTGGTCGCCACGGCGTTGCCGGCCCTGCTGGCGAGCGCCGGCACGGCCGCGGCACACCCCGACCACGGTGCCCACGGCCGGGGAATCGACCACATCGTGGTGATCTACGAGGAGAACCACAGCTTCGACAACCTGTTCGGCGGCTGGGAAGGCGTCGACGGGCTCCGGCGGGCCCACCCGCAGACCCAGGTCGCGCCGGACGGCCGGGCGTTGCCGTGCCTGCCGCAGAACGACGTGAACCTCACTTCGCCGCCACTGCCGGTCACCTGCACCGGGACGATCGGGACGACACCGGTCAGCTCGGCGTTCACCAACCGTCCTTTCGAGATCGACCGGTACATCCAGCCTTCCGACACCACCTGCCCGGCCCCGGGCGTGTTCCTGCCCAACGGCGTGCCCGAGGGGCAGGGGCTGCCCGGCGGCTGCACCCGGGATCTGGTCCACCGCTTCTACAACGAGCAGTACCAGATCCACGGCGGCGCGATGGACCGCTATGTCGCGGGCAGCGACGCCGTCGGGCTGACCATGGGCCACTACGACACGCGCGGCCTGCCGATCTACGAATACCTGCACGGTCGCAACGCGCCGGACTACGTGGTCGCCGATCACTTCTTCCAGGGCGCTTTCGGCGGGTCGTTCCTCAACCACCAGTGGTTGATCACCCCGAACACGCCGGTCTGGCCCGGGGCGGTGCGCGACGGCGGTGCCGACGACCTGCACTCGGTCGTCGGGCCGGACGGGTTCCCCGCGGGCACCCCGCTGCACCCGGCGACGCCCGGCACGGCCGACCGGGCGCTGACCCAGGCCGCGAACGCCGACGGCAGCTGCGTCGTCCCCGTGAGCGTGGGGGCGCCGCCCGCCGGGACGGTGTGCGGCGACTACGCGGTCAACACCGTCCAGCCGCCGTATCAGCCGTACCAGCCGGGCACCCCGGTTTCGCGGCGGCTGCCGCCGCAGACCACGCCGACCATCGGCGACCGCCTGTCGGCCGCGAAGGTGGACTGGGCCTGGTACTCCGGCGGCTGGGACAACGCCAACGGCAACGTCGGCGGTCCCGGCTGGACCAACGGCACCACCCCGGGAACCTGCACGAGCCCGCGCACCGCGGCCGGCGCGGTCTACCCGAACTGCCCCGACGCCACCTTCCAGTACCACCACCAGCCGTTCAACTACTACGCCAGCCTGGCGCCCGGCACCGCGGCCCGTGCCGCCCACCTGCGGGACGAGGTCGAGTTCATCAGCGCCGCCAAGGCGGGTCGCCTCAAGCCGGTGAGCTTCGTCAAGCCGGTCGGCGAGGAGAACGAGCACCCCGGCTACGCCAGCGAGGACGCCGGCAGCCGCCACCTCGTCGACCTGATCAAGGCCGTGGAGCACGGCCCGGACGCCGAGCACACGCTGATCGTGGTCACCTACGACGAGTTCGGTGGCCAGTGGGACCACGTGGCACCCCCGGCCGGCCGGCACGCCGTCGCCGACCGGTGGGGACCCGGCACCCGCATCCCCGCCCTGCTGATCTCGCCGCAGCTACGCCGGCCGTTCGGCGTGGACCACACCTCCCACGACACCACGTCGATCATGGCCACCATCGAGCACCGCTTCCACCTGGCGCCCCTGGGCAGCCGCGACGCCCGGGTGGCCGACTTGCTCGCCTCCTGCAGCTGA
- a CDS encoding ABC transporter permease, translating to MSVLTKLTTAEAKVFLRDPGAPAIVVGIPLALLLVFGLLPGVNEPDPEYGGHSVLATLIAPMAITILLAMLALTLFPAAMGTYREKGLLKRLSASPVSPSLLLAAQLLVNLAAAVVVVALIAGVGGFALGIPLPGNPGGFLLSLVLGAVALFSVGLLVAALAPTGRAASGIGSALFFPMLALGGVWVPKEKLPVFLQHVADVLPLGGTLNALRATWAGDAPELLQLGAMAVFAVVCSTIAARVFRWE from the coding sequence ATGTCCGTCCTGACCAAGCTGACCACCGCCGAGGCGAAGGTGTTCCTCCGGGACCCGGGCGCGCCGGCCATCGTCGTCGGCATCCCGCTCGCGCTGCTGCTGGTGTTCGGGCTGCTGCCCGGTGTGAACGAGCCGGATCCCGAGTACGGCGGGCACAGCGTGCTGGCCACCTTGATCGCGCCGATGGCCATCACGATCCTGCTGGCCATGCTGGCGCTGACGCTGTTCCCGGCCGCGATGGGCACCTACCGCGAAAAAGGCCTGCTGAAGCGGCTTTCCGCGAGTCCTGTGTCGCCGAGCCTACTGCTCGCCGCGCAGCTGCTGGTGAACCTGGCCGCCGCCGTCGTCGTCGTCGCGCTGATCGCCGGGGTCGGCGGGTTCGCGCTCGGCATCCCGTTGCCGGGCAACCCGGGCGGCTTCCTGCTGTCGCTCGTGCTCGGGGCCGTCGCGCTGTTCTCCGTCGGCCTGCTGGTCGCTGCCCTTGCGCCGACCGGCCGCGCGGCCAGTGGCATCGGGAGCGCGTTGTTCTTCCCGATGCTGGCGCTGGGCGGGGTCTGGGTGCCGAAGGAGAAGCTGCCGGTCTTCCTGCAGCACGTCGCCGACGTCCTGCCGCTGGGAGGCACGCTCAACGCGCTGCGTGCCACCTGGGCCGGCGATGCCCCGGAGCTGCTCCAGCTCGGCGCGATGGCCGTCTTCGCCGTCGTCTGCTCGACGATCGCGGCGCGGGTGTTCCGGTGGGAGTGA
- a CDS encoding ABC transporter ATP-binding protein, translating into MPVIEVEHLHKRYGEKVAVDDVSFDVERGEIFGILGPNGAGKTTTVECLEGLRVPDGGRLSVLGLDPRRDRAELRQRVGVQLQESRLQDKLRVGELLDLYAAFYRTPADPGELLATLGLAEHRNTAYKKLSGGQQQRLSIALALVGSPELAVLDELTTGLDPQARRDTWDLVETVRAQGVTIVLVTHFMEEAERLCDRIAVIDAGRVVAVDTPAGLVAGVTDEQVVRFRPSAPLDPRVLEALPEVRRVERRGEQLVVSGHGNVLHAVTSLLARLGVIAGELRVEQAGLDDAFAALTGHRPE; encoded by the coding sequence ATGCCGGTCATCGAAGTCGAGCACCTCCACAAGCGGTACGGGGAAAAGGTCGCGGTCGACGACGTCTCGTTCGACGTCGAGCGCGGGGAGATCTTCGGCATCCTGGGCCCGAACGGCGCGGGCAAGACGACGACCGTGGAGTGCCTGGAAGGACTCCGGGTGCCCGACGGCGGAAGGCTGTCGGTGCTGGGGCTCGACCCGCGCCGCGACCGCGCCGAGCTGCGCCAGCGCGTCGGGGTCCAGCTCCAAGAGAGCCGGCTGCAGGACAAGCTGCGGGTCGGCGAGCTGCTCGACCTCTACGCCGCGTTCTACCGGACGCCGGCCGACCCCGGCGAGCTGCTGGCCACGCTCGGCTTGGCCGAGCACCGGAACACCGCGTACAAGAAGCTCTCCGGGGGTCAGCAGCAACGGTTGTCCATCGCGCTCGCGCTGGTCGGGAGCCCAGAGCTGGCGGTGCTCGACGAGCTCACCACCGGCCTCGACCCGCAGGCCCGCCGCGATACGTGGGACCTCGTCGAGACCGTACGCGCCCAAGGCGTGACGATCGTGCTGGTCACGCACTTCATGGAGGAAGCCGAACGGCTCTGCGACCGGATCGCCGTCATCGACGCCGGCCGGGTCGTCGCCGTCGACACGCCGGCCGGGCTGGTCGCCGGGGTGACCGACGAGCAGGTCGTGCGGTTCCGGCCGTCGGCGCCGCTGGATCCCCGCGTGCTCGAAGCGCTGCCGGAGGTCCGCCGCGTCGAGCGGCGCGGCGAGCAACTCGTCGTCAGCGGCCACGGCAACGTGCTCCACGCGGTGACCTCGCTGCTGGCCCGCCTGGGGGTGATCGCCGGGGAACTGCGCGTCGAGCAGGCCGGCCTCGACGACGCGTTCGCGGCCCTGACCGGCCACCGGCCGGAATGA
- a CDS encoding glycosyltransferase family 39 protein, translated as MGVTIAPAPAPVRPVAPVAGVPVAIVTGLMAIPLLLTATRYGYAGDELYFLAAGRHLAWGYVDQPPLLPLLAKAMDALGHSPFVLRIPAMLAALAGIALTALITRELGGGAKAQTLAAATFGVSAELLAGGHYLATSTVDPLLWTLVLWLLVRWLRTRADGLLVWAGVVTAIALYTKFLIGGFWLAAGVAVLVCGPRELLRRPGLWLGAAIAAVALVPTLLWQATHGWPQLGMGAAISAEVDGTWGGRAAFVPGALLVAGLPVGVVLLSYGLWRLLRSRELRFLGWTVVLLTVVFLAVNGRFYYLAGMYPVCFAMAAVALERGEPARWWRWIATWPCYALSALLVLPVALPVWPRAWLIEHPSLPSPVLAFTEIGSPEAALSVAGAFAQLSERARTAVVTETYWEASALDRYGRDLGLPEPASGNRGYATLVVPSEQLTDVLFVGADPRPLLGHFAGLRPIGKVDTGAAKPSYFDGVPLWLASGRTEPWSTLWPKLVNTHT; from the coding sequence GTGGGAGTGACGATCGCGCCCGCTCCGGCCCCGGTCCGGCCGGTCGCGCCGGTCGCCGGGGTCCCGGTGGCGATCGTGACCGGGCTGATGGCGATCCCGTTGCTGCTGACGGCGACCCGCTACGGCTACGCCGGCGACGAGCTGTACTTCCTGGCCGCCGGCCGGCACCTCGCCTGGGGATACGTCGACCAGCCTCCGCTGCTTCCGTTGCTGGCCAAGGCGATGGACGCGCTCGGGCACTCGCCGTTCGTGCTGCGGATCCCGGCGATGCTGGCCGCGCTCGCCGGAATCGCGCTCACCGCGCTGATCACTCGCGAACTGGGCGGCGGCGCGAAGGCCCAGACGCTCGCCGCGGCCACCTTCGGCGTGTCGGCGGAGCTCCTGGCGGGCGGGCACTACCTCGCGACGTCCACTGTGGACCCGTTGCTGTGGACACTGGTGCTGTGGCTGCTGGTCCGCTGGCTGCGCACCCGCGCCGACGGCCTGCTCGTCTGGGCCGGCGTGGTCACGGCGATCGCGCTGTACACGAAGTTCCTCATCGGCGGCTTCTGGCTCGCCGCCGGGGTCGCGGTCCTCGTGTGCGGACCGCGGGAACTGCTGCGCCGGCCCGGGTTGTGGCTCGGCGCCGCGATCGCCGCGGTGGCGCTGGTGCCGACGCTGCTCTGGCAGGCCACGCACGGCTGGCCGCAGCTGGGCATGGGCGCGGCGATCTCGGCGGAAGTCGACGGCACCTGGGGTGGCCGGGCGGCGTTCGTGCCGGGGGCGTTGCTCGTCGCCGGGCTCCCGGTCGGTGTCGTCTTGCTCAGCTACGGCCTGTGGCGGCTCTTGCGCAGCCGGGAACTCCGCTTCCTCGGCTGGACGGTGGTGCTGCTGACCGTGGTGTTCCTGGCGGTGAACGGCCGGTTCTACTACCTCGCCGGGATGTATCCGGTGTGCTTCGCGATGGCCGCGGTCGCGCTCGAACGCGGAGAGCCGGCGCGCTGGTGGCGGTGGATCGCGACCTGGCCGTGCTATGCGCTGTCCGCGTTGCTCGTCCTGCCCGTCGCGCTGCCGGTCTGGCCGCGGGCGTGGCTGATCGAGCACCCGTCACTGCCGTCCCCGGTGCTGGCCTTCACCGAGATCGGTTCGCCGGAGGCCGCTCTCTCGGTGGCCGGCGCGTTCGCGCAGCTGTCCGAGCGAGCTCGGACCGCTGTGGTGACCGAGACCTACTGGGAGGCCAGCGCGCTCGACCGCTACGGCCGCGACCTCGGCCTGCCGGAGCCGGCCAGCGGAAACCGCGGGTACGCGACGCTGGTCGTGCCGTCCGAGCAGCTGACCGACGTGCTGTTCGTGGGCGCCGACCCGCGGCCGCTGCTCGGGCATTTCGCCGGCTTGCGGCCGATCGGGAAGGTGGACACCGGTGCGGCGAAGCCGAGCTACTTCGACGGCGTGCCGTTGTGGCTCGCGAGCGGCCGGACCGAGCCGTGGTCCACGCTGTGGCCGAAGCTGGTGAACACCCACACGTGA